The following are from one region of the Archangium lipolyticum genome:
- a CDS encoding MlaD family protein, producing the protein MKKLVTPFRVGLLVLVAGGFLFGFILFTRKGGLGKDESIQVYAYFRDASGLGPKSRIQIAGIPVGEVEDVKLEGTRARVTVRVRRDVALHQDAALIKRSESLLGDYLLDLNPGSEVMPPMEEGGEIRKVIDVQGMEAVFASLSQITSDIQQVTGALRDVLGGDKGTGSLERIIASLVRVSESVDLTVRSSAERLDAILRNFEGVSADVRGITADNEESVGHIVHNIEIITRDTREVLSTVQKIVGGSAEGDLKESVSSLKQTMNRLDKTLANLEEITSRVNRGEGAVGALVADKRLGQKISESVEDLSDFSSKLTGLQTEVGLQATYMLGHGASKNSLSVRLAPKPDKYYLLELVDDPRGTTETQYVQTNPPSSGDPVLQKQKITREGFKFSAQFAKRYYFTTLRFGIIESTGGVGADFHFFKDHLMLKLDAFNFSVDELRYPRLRASLRAQAFDRLFITAGLDDIFNNPVRDNNRRMLGGRDFFFGGGIYFTDDDLKAILPAVPTP; encoded by the coding sequence GTGAAGAAGCTCGTCACGCCTTTCCGTGTAGGTCTGCTGGTGCTCGTCGCCGGAGGATTCCTGTTCGGCTTCATCCTCTTCACCCGCAAGGGGGGGCTGGGCAAGGACGAGTCCATCCAGGTGTACGCCTACTTCCGGGACGCCTCGGGCCTGGGTCCCAAGAGCCGCATCCAGATCGCCGGCATCCCCGTGGGCGAGGTGGAGGATGTGAAGCTGGAGGGCACGCGCGCCCGCGTCACCGTGCGCGTGCGCCGGGACGTGGCGCTGCACCAGGACGCCGCCCTCATCAAACGCTCGGAGTCCCTGCTGGGCGACTACCTGTTGGACCTGAACCCGGGCTCCGAGGTGATGCCTCCCATGGAGGAGGGCGGGGAGATCCGCAAGGTGATCGACGTGCAGGGCATGGAGGCCGTGTTCGCCTCGCTCTCGCAGATCACCTCCGACATCCAGCAGGTGACGGGGGCGCTGCGCGACGTGCTCGGCGGGGACAAGGGCACCGGCTCGCTCGAGCGCATCATCGCCAGCCTGGTGCGCGTGTCCGAGTCGGTGGACCTGACGGTGCGCAGCAGCGCCGAGCGGCTGGACGCCATCCTGCGCAACTTCGAGGGCGTGAGCGCCGACGTGCGCGGCATCACCGCCGACAACGAGGAGAGCGTCGGCCACATCGTGCACAACATCGAGATCATCACCCGCGACACGCGCGAGGTGCTCTCCACGGTGCAGAAGATCGTCGGCGGCAGCGCGGAAGGGGACCTGAAGGAGAGCGTGTCCAGCCTGAAGCAGACGATGAACCGGCTGGACAAGACGCTGGCCAACCTGGAGGAGATCACCTCCCGGGTGAACCGGGGCGAGGGCGCCGTGGGCGCGCTGGTGGCCGACAAGCGCCTGGGCCAGAAGATCTCCGAGTCCGTGGAGGACCTGTCCGACTTCTCCTCGAAGCTCACCGGGCTCCAGACGGAAGTGGGCCTGCAGGCCACCTACATGTTGGGGCATGGGGCCTCGAAGAACAGCCTGTCGGTGCGGCTGGCCCCCAAGCCGGACAAGTACTACCTGCTGGAGCTGGTGGACGATCCGCGCGGCACCACCGAGACGCAGTACGTGCAGACCAACCCGCCGTCCTCGGGGGATCCGGTCCTGCAGAAGCAGAAGATCACCCGCGAGGGCTTCAAGTTCAGCGCCCAGTTCGCCAAGCGCTACTACTTCACCACGCTGCGCTTCGGCATCATCGAGTCCACGGGTGGCGTGGGCGCCGACTTCCACTTCTTCAAGGACCACCTGATGTTGAAGCTGGATGCCTTCAACTTCTCGGTGGACGAGCTGCGCTACCCGCGCCTGAGGGCCTCGCTGAGGGCCCAGGCGTTCGACCGGCTCTTCATCACCGCCGGCCTGGACGACATCTTCAACAACCCCGTGCGCGACAACAACCGGCGCATGCTCGGCGGCCGCGACTTCTTCTTTGGTGGCGGCATCTACTTCACGGATGATGATTTGAAGGCCATCCTGCCGGCCGTGCCCACGCCGTGA
- a CDS encoding PfkB family carbohydrate kinase, with translation MSLLVVGSVALDSVETPFGLKEDILGGSATYFSTSASFFTPVKMVAVVGEDFPQAHLDFLHGRGVDLEGITREKGRTFRWKGRYGWQLNEAETLDTQLNVFQSFSPKLPESYRDAQFVFLGNIHPELQSQVVDQVKGPKLVAADTMNFWINGSRASLLKTLKRVNLLFVNDAEARQLSGEHNIVRAARAILGMGPQRIVVKRGEYGALLFDHEHIFACPALPLADVFDPTGAGDTFAGGFMGTLATAGRVDSEVLRRAMVMGSVMASFTVEKFSLERLREVNRADIRARFTDFKRLTHFEDLGPLEG, from the coding sequence ATGTCTCTTCTCGTCGTTGGCTCGGTCGCGCTGGACTCGGTGGAAACCCCCTTCGGATTGAAGGAGGACATCCTCGGCGGCTCCGCCACCTATTTCTCCACCTCCGCCTCCTTCTTCACCCCCGTGAAGATGGTGGCCGTGGTGGGCGAGGACTTCCCCCAGGCGCACCTGGACTTCCTGCACGGTCGGGGTGTGGACCTCGAGGGCATCACCCGGGAGAAGGGCCGCACCTTCCGCTGGAAGGGCCGCTACGGCTGGCAGCTCAACGAGGCCGAGACGCTCGACACCCAGCTCAACGTCTTCCAGTCCTTCTCGCCCAAGCTCCCCGAGAGCTACCGCGACGCCCAGTTCGTCTTCCTGGGCAACATCCACCCGGAGCTCCAGTCCCAGGTGGTGGATCAGGTGAAGGGCCCCAAGCTGGTGGCCGCCGACACCATGAACTTCTGGATCAACGGCAGCCGGGCCTCGCTCCTCAAGACGCTCAAGCGCGTCAACCTGCTCTTCGTCAACGACGCCGAGGCCCGCCAGCTCTCCGGTGAGCACAACATCGTGCGCGCCGCCCGGGCCATCCTCGGCATGGGCCCCCAGCGCATCGTGGTCAAGCGCGGCGAGTACGGCGCGCTCCTCTTCGACCACGAGCACATCTTCGCCTGCCCGGCGCTGCCCCTGGCCGACGTGTTCGATCCCACCGGCGCCGGGGACACCTTCGCCGGTGGCTTCATGGGCACCCTGGCCACCGCCGGCCGCGTGGACTCCGAGGTGCTGCGCCGCGCCATGGTGATGGGCAGCGTCATGGCCTCCTTCACCGTGGAGAAGTTCAGCCTCGAGCGCCTGCGCGAGGTGAACCGCGCCGACATCCGCGCCAGATTCACGGATTTCAAGCGACTCACGCATTTCGAGGATTTGGGGCCTCTTGAGGGGTAA
- a CDS encoding TIGR02266 family protein → MRTENRKHARFTSRLRCWCEAENITLYARVANLSEGGLFLQTNTPLAQGRRTLLKLAGGTAREVMAEATVVWRRPQREQLGPPGMGLKFEGLDAGALTLLQRIISEEQRGFALGT, encoded by the coding sequence TTGCGGACGGAGAACCGAAAGCACGCTCGTTTCACCTCGCGCCTGCGCTGCTGGTGTGAGGCGGAGAACATTACGCTCTACGCTCGGGTGGCGAACCTGAGCGAGGGTGGGTTGTTCTTGCAGACGAACACACCGTTGGCCCAGGGCCGGCGGACGTTGCTGAAGCTGGCGGGGGGGACCGCGCGGGAGGTGATGGCCGAGGCGACCGTGGTGTGGCGGCGTCCACAGCGGGAGCAGCTGGGCCCACCCGGCATGGGGTTGAAGTTCGAAGGACTGGATGCTGGCGCGCTGACCCTCCTACAGCGCATCATCTCCGAAGAGCAGCGAGGGTTCGCGCTCGGCACCTGA
- a CDS encoding metallophosphoesterase family protein, whose protein sequence is MRIAIISDIHSNIEALTEVLRVAEEQKVDRIVSLGDVVGYGASPNACCDLVRSVTEVTLLGNHDAAVAGRMDYSYYYDAARHALDWSAGVLSDENMDWLKSLPYTYRIGDVGFSHGSPVEPKAYEYIFALEQARELAPYVEHLPEVTFIGHSHLCKAFAIGNGEVHDVVAQKFGIRRGYKYIISVGSVGQPRDYDNRACFVICDTGARTVEYLRVEYDIESAAQKIFDASLALNFGKRLFLGV, encoded by the coding sequence ATGCGCATCGCGATCATCTCCGACATCCACTCCAACATCGAGGCGCTGACGGAGGTGCTGCGGGTCGCGGAAGAGCAGAAGGTGGATCGGATCGTGTCGTTGGGAGACGTGGTGGGCTACGGGGCCTCGCCCAACGCCTGCTGCGACCTGGTGCGCTCGGTGACCGAGGTGACGCTGCTGGGCAACCACGACGCGGCGGTGGCCGGGCGGATGGACTACTCGTACTACTACGACGCCGCCCGCCACGCGCTGGACTGGTCCGCCGGGGTGCTGTCGGACGAGAACATGGATTGGCTCAAGAGCCTGCCGTACACGTACCGGATCGGTGACGTGGGCTTCAGCCATGGCTCGCCGGTGGAGCCCAAGGCGTACGAGTACATCTTCGCGCTGGAGCAGGCGCGGGAGCTGGCGCCGTACGTGGAGCACCTGCCGGAGGTGACGTTCATCGGGCACAGCCACCTGTGCAAGGCGTTCGCCATCGGCAATGGCGAGGTGCACGACGTGGTGGCCCAGAAGTTCGGCATCCGGCGGGGCTACAAGTACATCATCTCGGTGGGAAGCGTGGGGCAGCCGCGGGACTACGACAACCGGGCGTGCTTCGTCATCTGCGACACCGGGGCGCGCACGGTGGAGTACCTCCGGGTGGAGTACGACATCGAGTCGGCCGCGCAGAAGATCTTCGATGCCTCGCTGGCGCTCAACTTCGGCAAGCGCCTGTTCCTCGGGGTGTAG
- a CDS encoding DUF3396 domain-containing protein, whose protein sequence is MREVFRLVLHLPFDHHDLANPVSRALEVYLRAVGTGAEVFSEYNLGYEPNSLHEGAWARIRSTLSPPVGERFLDDLSNEDVYPYVKRQFERMVELSGGDKDVSGYGFFYLSRLPWRSRARVEDEVSLVSFSWPTEYLEEHGPGKMRELAMALASLLPFSSGHAGLAFYSPNTFCGSMKGIHEESFRYPGMDVSHGIRKLGSRVDGVHWLNFLGQPVLGEMGGAAGLRAQLHSPGTTVQALEGEKAVVTLGQWPEAGDLTRGQDLPAYRELARVLEPWLYECPSYYDFDDASHEETLRWWRRFLD, encoded by the coding sequence ATGAGGGAAGTGTTTCGCCTCGTCCTGCATCTGCCGTTCGACCACCATGATCTCGCGAACCCGGTGAGTCGCGCGCTCGAGGTGTACCTTCGTGCTGTCGGCACCGGGGCAGAAGTCTTCTCCGAATACAATCTTGGATACGAGCCCAACTCGCTGCACGAGGGCGCCTGGGCACGGATCCGCTCGACACTCTCTCCACCTGTCGGGGAACGCTTTCTCGATGATCTCAGTAACGAGGATGTCTATCCGTATGTGAAGAGGCAGTTCGAGCGTATGGTCGAGTTGTCGGGCGGCGACAAGGACGTCAGCGGCTATGGCTTCTTCTACTTGTCTCGCCTGCCTTGGCGTTCGCGGGCTCGTGTCGAGGATGAGGTCAGCCTGGTGAGCTTCTCCTGGCCCACGGAGTACCTCGAGGAGCACGGCCCTGGGAAAATGCGCGAGTTGGCCATGGCGCTGGCCTCGCTGCTCCCATTCTCCTCTGGTCATGCAGGCCTGGCCTTCTATTCACCCAACACCTTTTGTGGCTCCATGAAGGGGATTCACGAGGAATCCTTCCGCTACCCGGGGATGGATGTGTCCCATGGCATCCGGAAACTCGGCTCCCGGGTCGACGGAGTGCACTGGCTCAACTTCCTGGGCCAGCCGGTGCTCGGGGAAATGGGCGGTGCGGCGGGCCTGCGTGCCCAGCTGCATTCGCCCGGAACCACCGTCCAGGCGTTGGAAGGGGAGAAGGCGGTGGTGACGCTGGGGCAGTGGCCGGAGGCCGGAGACCTGACCCGGGGCCAGGACCTCCCCGCGTACCGTGAGCTCGCGCGTGTCCTGGAGCCCTGGCTGTACGAGTGTCCCAGCTACTACGACTTCGACGACGCCTCCCACGAGGAGACCCTCCGATGGTGGCGTCGCTTCCTTGACTGA